One Phaseolus vulgaris cultivar G19833 chromosome 2, P. vulgaris v2.0, whole genome shotgun sequence DNA window includes the following coding sequences:
- the LOC137809089 gene encoding photosystem II CP47 reaction center protein-like — MGLPWYRVHTVVLNDPGRLLFVHIMHTALVAGWADSMALYELAVFYPSDPVLDPMWRQGMFVIPFMTCLGITNSWGGWNITGGAITNPGIWSYEGVAGAHIVFSGLCFLAAIWHWVYWDLEIFCDERTGKPSLDLPKIFGIHLFLAGVACFGFGAFHVTGLYGPGIWVSDPYGLTGRIQSVNPAWGVGGFDPFVPGGGGGGVASHHIAAGTLGILAGLFHLSVRPPQRLYKGLRMGNIETVLSSSIAAVFFAAFVVAGTMWYGSATTTICAIVMVSSVFLENVLTVWFIKNFVVTEKF; from the exons ATGGGTTTACCTTGGTATCGTGTTCATACTGTTGTATTAAATGATCCGGGCCGTTTGCTTTTTGTTCATATAATGCACACAGCTCTAGTTGCTGGTTGGGCCGATTCGATGGCTCTATATGAATTAGCAGTTTTTTATCCCTCTGACCCTGTTCTTGATCCAATGTGGAGACAGGGTATGTTCGTTATTCCTTTCATGACTTGTTTAGGAATAACTAATTCGTGGGGCGGTTGGAATATCACAGGAGGGGCTATAACGAATCCGGGTATTTGGAGTTACGAAGGTGTGGCCGGAGCACATATTGTGTTTTCAGGCTTGTGCTTTTTAGCGGCTATTTGGCATTGGGTTTATTGGGATCTAGAAATCTTTTGTGATGAACGTACTGGAAAACCTTCTTTGGATTTGCCAAAAATTTTTGGAATTCATTTATTTCTTGCGGGAGTAGCTTGTTTTGGTTTTGGCGCATTTCATGTAACAGGATTGTATGGTCCCGGAATATGGGTGTCTGATCCTTATGGACTGACTGGAAGGATACAATCCGTAAATCCCGCGTGGGGTGTGGGAGGTTTTGATCCTTTTGTtccggggggggggggggggggggtagcTTCTCATCATATTGCGGCAGGAACGTTGGGCATATTAGCGGGTCTTTTCCATCTTAGTGTGCGTCCACCCCAACGTCTATATAAAGGATTACGTATGGGAAATATTGAAACTGTCCTTTCTAGCAGTATTGCTGCTGTCTTTTTTGCAGCTTTTGTCGTTGCTGGAACTATGTGGTATGGTTCAGCAACaaccaccatctgcgccatagtcatg gtttcctctgtttttcttgaaaacgtgctgactgtttGGTTTATCAAAAATTTTGTAGTTACTGAAAAATTCTGA
- the LOC137810794 gene encoding ATP-dependent Clp protease proteolytic subunit, translating into MTLLIVHFMPIGVPRVPFRTPGDRDASWVDIYNRLYRERLLFLGQDVDSEISNQLISLMIYLSIEKENKDLYLFINSPGGWVIPGIALYDTMQFVQPDVQTVCLGLAASMGSFLLAGGTITKRLAFPHAWVMIHQPASSFYEAQAGEFILEAEELLKMRETITRVYVQRTGKSLWVISEDMERDVFMSAAEAQAHGIVDLVAVE; encoded by the exons ATGACTTTATTAATTGTCCATTTTATGCCCATTGGTGTTCCAAGAGTACCCTTTCGAACCCCCGGGGACCGTGATGCATCTTGGGTTGATATATA CAATCGACTTTATCGAGAAAGATTACTTTTTTTAGGTCAAGACGTTGATAGTGAAATATCGAATCAACTTATTAGTCTTATGATATATCTGAGCATAGAGAAAGAGAATAAAGATTTATATCTGTTTATAAACTCTCCGGGCGGTTGGGTAATACCTGGAATAGCTCTTTATGATACTATGCAATTTGTACAACCAGATGTACAGACAGTATGTTTGGGATTAGCTGCTTCAATGGGATCCTTTCTTTTGGCAGGAGGCACAATTACCAAACGTCTTGCATTTCCTCACGCTTG GGTAATGATCCACCAACCCGCTAGTTCTTTTTATGAAGCACAAGCGGGAGAATTTATCCTGGAAGCGGAAGAGCTACTGAAAATGCGTGAAACTATCACAAGGGTTTATGTACAAAGAACGGGCAAATCTTTATGGGTTATATCGGAAGACATGGAAAGGGATGTTTTTATGTCAGCAGCAGAAGCCCAAGCTCATGGAATTGTAGATCTTGTAGCAGTTGAATAA